acTTTTGCccaataaaaacaaattactgacatgatttttcttttatttctagcCCCAATTTCAAGGATAGAATAGTAAAAGGTGAAAAAAGTGCAGCACATGGCCACTTTGTTCGCAATTTGCGAAGAGGCCAAAGAGAAAGTTGGACCCATCTTATAATCTATCTATGCGCTACAGTACCTCAACCAAACGTGGGTGGAATACTTCTTTCTCCATAAACTCTCTcttgagaatctagagagagagtaaCCGctcaagagagagaaaataactgaatcaTAAGTGTGTattgatcaaatgagccaagagtcccttacaaatggtaaccgctccctatttatagtagGGGAGTTGGGCCTAGTATGCTTAGCTGCCCCTGTTGGGCCGGTTGAGCCTCGCGAGAGGAGGCCCAATCTTCAGATTGGGCGACCGCCACTTGGCGGATAGCCCCTGGGCGTAGGCCCCCTGGGAGCTCGTCCAGTCCACcgttaaaactaataaaaaattactttttatgtaattttagtaaattttttcatgatttttaaGAGAAATATATAGAAGCATGAAAATTATCTCCCATAGAGAATATGTACATAAAATAGTGTCATGTGCAATTGCACTCTTGGCACTTGGCAGACAATATACATGACACCCTCCAAAATAAAACCATACCATACAAGATGTCCAAATTTTAAATCAAAACATGGCACAAATCAAATATTCAAAATCCCAAGTTGAAATAAATAACAAATACAAAAAAGTTACCAGGTTTGATCCATGATTGGAGTGTGAAATCTTGGCTGGATGAATACTCCTTTAAGGCAACGAAGCCAACTATGACTTTGAGATCCGCCAACAAGGCTATTACCCTGAACTACAACCTCAAGTGTACGGTTACAAACATTGAGTTGAAATACAGTCCCGCAATAAGAAATTGAATCTGTGTTTTCATGCAATCTCAATCTATGCATGAAAGTATTCCAGTAAAACTTGTCGCAGCCTCTAGAAGAACGTAGAAATTTGATTGATTTAGCAGTAGCATCAAATTCAACCACCCCACCCAAGTTGTCCGCAAATTGAAACACCCCTTTACGAAACACTGCAGTCATTGTTGTATGACTACGAGTTTATGCACCATAAAACTTGTACTTAGCCCATGTGTCATGTCCCCGGGAAATCAATTGCAGTTGTAATTCATCATTACTCCAGTGTGTAATCACAACAACAATGCAATTCTGACTAGTGGGAGGGGCTGAAAATGCTGCTGCTGCAACATAGCCGCTAGATAGTTCTAGTTCTGTGAAAGCTGGACACCTTGGGAGATCTATTTTTGCTATGGAAAAGGGGCAGAAAAAGAACATTGAACCGCCGCGAAAGACTAGTAGCCCTCCTCCACAAGATTCAAGACAAGTTGCCCCATCAAGTTCTGGGATGGTGAGGCTGATCTTAACATTGTCGTTCATGCGAATCAGGGACCCTAACAAGTAATACTCGTACCTTAGCATGAAACACTTGGAACCAGCTTCCCTATCATAATCATAGACAAGAAACCGAGGATCACTTCCAAAAGATTCAATTTTTTCCACTAAAGTTTTTGAAACCAGATCGCGCCAGTCTTTGCAAACACCACGAAGGCTCTGCAACTCCTTCAGTCCCAAACCATCAATAATGTGTAAAAGCACGTCGTAGGGAAGATTTGACCAACCTTCAACCTTTGACATCAATTCCACCTTGCTTCCTTCCTTCACAATACTATGCATAAAAAAAGTGAAACTTGTTCAAGTCTAACTTgctaaaagttaaaattaattacgAAGCAACCACAATTTTAAACCCTCCCTATCAGTTACATAGCATTGTTGGAGTGTGAATGAACACATAAATCAAATCGTGGAAGTAATCTAGAAGTAACAAAGACGAGCAGCGAATTGGAGAAGGAACCTAATTAGTAAAGAGGGTTTTGGAGTATTGTCTGAGGGTTTTGGTGAAAGGAAAAAGACGAGCAGGATCGCCAGAATTAGAGATCCtccttgaccaaaaaaaaatcttaatagATTAGTTATTTCTATCACCGTATTATcttcttgttttatttttcaagCGTACTATCGTCTAGTTACTGTTTAGATTTGATATAGTTTATTGATTGATTCTATATAGGGGGGCTCCAACCCATAGTCTATTACTCTAGTCTATTATCTATTGTCATCTAGTCAATAtactgcttataaaaaaaaatctagtcAATATActaatttaaatctttggattcccttaattcaaaatttgaaaccatgttatttttaatttttatcccTAACGCCAATAAtagtaattaatttaaataaaggaaaaaaaaagaaccaaaaAGATTTCGAATGCATATCAGGttccctttttttttgaaacacatATCAGGTTCCTCAAACGTGTTTGAAATTAAAGTTGTGTCTTTTGTGCTAAGAAAATGTTTGATATAACTAATGATTCCACAAATCAAGTAAAAAcaagatattttctcattttttgtgtgaataaaaaaaatatccaGAAACCAATAATAATAATGTGAATAAAAAGGGAATCTCCAAGATTTAGATTTCGAATACAAAGAATCCCaaagatttttaaaaaaatttaaataaaaacagtataaaattttaaaatttatagtCTACATTTATAATTGGagtataaattaaaaaaaaaataaatcgaACGAGGGGTAGAACATATAAAAAGATTAAAAACAGACAAACAGTAACAAtggtaaaaaatattatttaaaactcTTAGGTCGAGAATTTAATCTTTAGAATTACATTTTACGGGAGACATTCGAACTCCATCACACTCAAATTGGAATTGTGAGAGCAATTTAATACACAAAATAAAGTTATTATAGGATAAAAAACTCTAATTGTGAGAAACACTTTGCATAAAAGTATTTTTAGAATACTTTCATCAAACGGGGAATagaataataaattttaatagttTTATGGTGCAGGGGAGTTGTGTTACTTTTGTTTTATCCCTCCTTATTGTATATTCCGTATGCCTTttgattttgctttttttttttaatttggagtACCCCTAGTATTTCTCGCCTAAATATAAGTGTGCTCGTTCATTTACTTAAGGTATTATTGATTTTTACATGTTTTTGTGTTCTTCTAAGACTTTGAGATTCTCTCATAACTCCCTCAATAAATTAAGCGTTCAAATGTCTTCTACGGGTATACCTCGCAATGTTTTAGCACCTCCATCGTGCCATATTGGGCAAAAATGTCTATTTTACTAATTAACTAAAAGAATCTACTCTTATCTTCTCCGTTCATATTCTCACTTCTACAAGCAAACACACCATATGGATAAGACTGGGACAGGAAAGGCATGTATTTAACGTTAACTAGTTGATAAGTTGAGAAACATCTCATCTCAACTTGTTTACAGTAACCAAGTCAccataaaaatgataaattcAGCACCTATGAGTCTACGACAAACAACCTACCAACACCCTTTTGAAGAGGGCTTGCCAGATACAAGCAAGGGTGTTCAGAGGAAGTGCTCCACATTGCAAATGTCACAAAGCGCGATGTTTGAGAACATATCAATGGTTGGGCTGACTGAGTTTGATAACGATAGTGGAAAATGATGGAGCTATGGAGACGACCGATGGTTGAGTTTTGTCGAGCTGCAGTCTTGAAGTGACTGCTACCCTCAGTGTCGTTCCTCCTAGGTACGACTAGACCGGTGGTGAAATTAGTTTCAATATCAACTAGTAAGTGATTGGGGCTTGTTAATGATGTTTTTGTTGCAGTTTGATGATGTGGTTGTTGAATTGTTGTGTGTGTTGGTACCTGTTGTGATTATTCGTACATATCCTTCATGATGGATACCCAGTCCAAATTATGCAGAGCATGCTCGTCCAACCTCGATGTTAGGATTTGGTGTAATCAATGGGGAGTGGAAGAAGATCTTGTGGTGGTTATGGCGGAGAAAGTGGAGGTTATGCGGGGAAAGGTGTCTTGGCATTTGGTGTTGTTGGCGGGGGAGGGGAAGATCTAGTGGAGATGGTTGTGACAGAGGAAGTGGAGGTTGAGGGGAGGAAAGGTGGTAGA
This is a stretch of genomic DNA from Lotus japonicus ecotype B-129 chromosome 1, LjGifu_v1.2. It encodes these proteins:
- the LOC130721989 gene encoding F-box protein At4g00893-like; translation: MSKVEGWSNLPYDVLLHIIDGLGLKELQSLRGVCKDWRDLVSKTLVEKIESFGSDPRFLVYDYDREAGSKCFMLRYEYYLLGSLIRMNDNVKISLTIPELDGATCLESCGGGLLVFRGGSMFFFCPFSIAKIDLPRCPAFTELELSSGYVAAAAFSAPPTSQNCIVVVITHWSNDELQLQLISRGHDTWAKYKFYGA